From the Micromonospora echinofusca genome, the window CTGGTGCGGGCCCGCGGCATCTCCGTCGTCGTGGACGGCATCTACGGACCAGGCTGCACCGCCTCGGTCAGGTCGTTCCAGAGCAGCCGGGGCCTCTACGCCGACGGCATGGTCGGCCCGATCACCTGGACCGCGCTCGTCCTGCCCCTGCGCGAGGGCAACTCCGGCGACCTGGTGCGCGGCCTACAGACCGCCCTCAACGCCCGGGGTGCCAGCCTCCTCGTCGACGGCGGCTTCGGCTCGGTCACCGCCAGCGCGGTGCGCGCCTTCCAGAGCCGCAACGGCCTCGTCGCCGACGGCCTCGTCGGGCCGGTGACGTGGAGCGTGCTCATCTGAGCGGCACCGTCAGAGCCAGCCGTTGTCCCGGGCGGTGCGGAACGCCTCCGCGCGGTTGGCCACGCGGAGCTTGCTGACCGCGGCGGAGAGGTGGTTGCGGACGGTGCCCGCCGACAGGTGGGTACGCCGCGCCACCTCCGCCACCGGCGTGTCGTACTCGGCCAGCCGCAGCACGTCCAGCTCGCGGGGCGTGAGCGGGCACTCCGGCGCGGTGAGGGCGTCCGCGGCCAGCGCCGGGTCGACGTACCGGCCGCCGGCGTGCACCCGGCGGATGACGTCGGCCAGCGTCCCGCCGGGCGCGCCCTTGGGCAGGAACCCCTTGGCCCCGGCGGCCAGCGCGCGTTGCAGGTGGGGCGGCCGGCCGTGCCCGGTCAGGATCACCACCTTGCAGGCGGGCAGGACGCGCGCCAGCTCCGCGGTCACCTCCAGCCCGTCCAGGGCCGGCATCTGGAGGTCCACCACGGCCACGTCCGGCCGGTGGGCGAGCGCGGCGGTCACCGCGGTCCGCCCGTCCGACGCCTCGGTCACGACCTCCAGGTCGGACTCCAGACCGAGCAGGGCGGCCAGCGCCGCCCGGATCAGGTCCTCGTCGTCGGCGAGCAGCACCCTGATCACGGGCGGGTCCGTACCGTCACGTCGAGGCGGAACACCCCGTCGTCTGTCCGGTGCCGCAGCGAGCCCCGCGCCTCGGCCATCCGCTCGGCCAGCCCGCGCAACCCGAAGCTGTGCCGGTCAGGCGACGCACCCTCGGCGCCGTCGTTCGTCATGGTCATCCGTACCTCGTCCTCGTCCTGGCTGATCTCGATGGTGCACCAGGTGGCCCGGCTGTGCCGCAGCACGTTGGTGCTGGCCTCCCGCAGCACCGCGACGAACTGCCGGGCGATCTCCGACGGTACGTCGTCCGGCGGCAACGCGACCGCGCAGCGGATGCCGGAGGAACGCAGCACCTGCTCCACCGCGGCGATCTGGTCCCCGAGGTCCACCGCACGGTACCCGTGTACCACCTCGCGCAGCTCGACCAGCGCCGACGCGGCCAGTCGCTGCACCTCGGCCGCCTCCGAGCTGGCCCGCCCGGCGTCCGTCGCCGCCAGCCGGGACGCCAGCTCCGCCTTGAGCGCGATGACCGAGAGGCTGTGCCCGAGCAGGTCGTGCACGTCGCGCGCGAAGCGCAGCCGCTCCTCGGTCGCGGCGAGCCGCCCCTGGGCGGCCCGCCCCCGCTGCGCCTCGACGAGCAGCCCCCACAGCCAGAGCTGGAGGGCGTTCCACGCGGCCATGGAGACGCCGGCGACCAGCACGATGGTGACCTGGCTGCGGACGGGAGCCCCATTCCAGGCCGCCACCCCGGCGGCCACCGCCACGGTCAGCAGCGCCGCCGGGCCGGCGGCCCACCAGCGCGACAGCATCGGTACCGAGCCGATCACCGACGCGCCGAGGAAACCCCAGGTCGCCCACTCCGGCGCCCCCACCGGCCCCACCAGGGGTACGGAGACCACGGCCGCCACGACGAACACGACGAGCAGGCGGCGCCGCACGGCCCCCGCCAGCCACGGGGTGATCGCACCGTAGAGCGCGCCGGCCTGCGCGACGACGAACAGGACGATGCCCACCGCCCCGGCTGCCGTCCACCCCGGATCGTCCTCCCGCGACAGCCCGGCGGCGGCCAGCAGCAGCGTCCCCAGGACCCCGCTGCCGACGGTGGTGAGGGTGACGACGCGGGCGCGGCGCAGGCCGAGATCCCGCTCGACCTGCGCCCGGTCCATGTTCACGTCCCCGTGGCCGGGTGACGCGATCGCTGCCCCGATCATCCGTGCCGGGGCTCCCACCGGAAGTACCGGCCCGCCAGGAACACCGACACCACCAGCCAAACCAGCAGCACCCCGAACGAGGGCAGCGTCTCGACGATGGTGCCGGCGAAACCCAGGGTCTGGCCCTCGTCGGTGCGGCCGAGCCAGCCGACGCGCATGACCTCGGTGAACGGACCGTTGGGCAGGAACCAGAGCGCCCGCTCCAACGACTCCGGCAACACGTCGAGCGGCAGCAGCGCACCCGGCGTGGCGAGGAAGATCACCACAGTCGGCATGGTGGTCAGCATGGCCGCCTCGGAGGTGCGGGTGATCGCGGAGAGCGCGGCCGAGAACGCCGCCATGATCGCGGACCCGAACAGCAGGGCCAACGCCATGACCAACGGGTTCCTGGGCAGCGGCAGGTCGAGCACCAGCAGGGCGTAGAGGGCCAGCAGGACGAACTGGACCAGGAAGATCACGACGGTGCTGGTAGCCGTGCCGATCAGGATCGTGCGGTCCGAGGGGAGCCCGGCACGCAGCCGCTTGAGCACCAACTCCTGGCGGCGCGCCGCGTACACGGTGGTCAGGTGGTGGTGCACCAGGAAGACCATGATCAGCGTGGTGACGCTAGCGACCCGGCGGACGCCGGGCACCGTCTGGCCGGCGTGCTCGCTGACCAGCAGCAGGGCGATCAGCAGCGGCGTCACGACGGACATCACGGTCGACGTCCAGTTGCGGCGCAACGCCAGCGACTCCATCTTCAGCATCGCGACCACCTGCCAGAACGGCTTCCGGCCACGGTCCCCGCGTGCGGCAGGGGCGGTGGTGGTGGGGTCCTGCGTCGTCATCGTCCCGCTCATCGGACGGCCTCCGGTTCCGCAAGCTGATCGGTCAGGTCATGGTCAGCGGCGATGTCCAGGAAGACATCCTCCAGGGTCGCGGGTCGGGCCGACAGAGCTGCCAGCCGGATGTCACCCGCGTTGGCCCACTCGAGCAGCCGGGTGAGATCGGCTTGGAGCTGGCGGGACTCGTAGACCACCCGGTCGCCGTCGACCAGGCGGGTGGCGTGCGGCAGGTCGGGCAGCACGTCCGTCCCGAGCAGCCGGAAGCTGATCCGGGCGGGCAGGGTGCGGACGACGTCCTCCGGAGCGCCGGTGGCGACGATGTTTCCGCCCCGCATGATCGCCACCCGGTCGGCGAGTACCTCGGCCTCCTCCAGGTAGTGCGTGGTGAGCAGGACCGTGGTCCCACCCTTCTGGAGCTCACGGACGACGTCCCAGGTGCGGCGCCGCGAGGCCGGATCCATCCCGGTGGTCGGCTCGTCGAGGAAGAGCACCTCAGGCCGGCCGAGCACGGCCAGCGCCAGCTCCAGCCGCCGGCCCTCGCCGCCGGAGAGCTGCTCGACGGCCACGTTCATCCGGTCGCCGAGGTCGACCAGGTCCAGCACCTCGGCGGTGCTCTGCGGCCGGACGGTGAGCGACCGCCAGATCTCCACCGTCTCGCGGACGGTGAGCGAACCCGTGAACCCGCCGTGCTGGAGCATCACCCCCGTGCGGGGGCGCACCGAGTTGCGGTCCCGGACCGGGTCCAGCCCGAGCACCCGGACCCGGCCGGAGGTGGCCGGTTGCAGCCCCTCCAGCACTTCGATGGTGGTGGTCTTGCCGGCACCGTTGGTGCCCAGCAGGGCGAACAGCTCGCCCCGGCGGATCCGCAGCGAGATGCCGCGCACCGCCTCGAACTCCCCGTAGCTGCGGCGCAGCCCGTCCACTTCGATCACGACGTCATCCATGCTCATCAGGCTGCCGTCGGTGGGCGACAGTTCCAACCCCCGTCGCGTCATGTTCCCACCGTGTCGTACGCATGCCCGACCCGTGTGTCCCCCACGTCCGGAGCAGGCGGGCCGCCCGGTAGCAGCGGACGCGCGAACGCGGACACGACGCCGAGCGGCCGGTGGCCCGGTGCTCCCCGGGGGCTCAACCGGCCGGGTGGGCGGCGAACGGCGGCACGTCCACCGGAAGTTCCGGCAGCACCCCGGCGAGCGCCTCGACCTTCGTCCACGTCATGGTCACCTGGTCGAGGTCCCCGTCCCCCAGCGGGACGCCCAGCTCGCCGAACGCCCGCGCCAGCCGCTCCCGCCGTACGGGGTCGACGCCGTCGGCCGGTGCCTCGGGCACGCAGACGGACGCGAGGTCCGTCACGACCTCCAGCTTCGGCTCCCGCTCGTGCCAGCCCGTACGCCGCTGGTAGACGTCGGCGACGGCGGCCAGCTCGAAGTCGCGGCCGGGCGCGGCGGCGAGTTGCAGCGACAGCGGCATCCCGTCGCCGTCGACGCCCATCGGCAGCGCCAGCGCGGGGAAGCCGACCGCGCTCCAGGCGCTGGGCAGGAAGGAGATCATCTGGAGGCTGGCCTGGTCGTCGTAGCGGGGGGCGCCGGACGGCCAGGCGGGCGTGGCGACGACGTCGACGTCGCGCAACCGCGCCCGCAGGGCGTCGGCGCCCCAGCCGCGCACCCGCTGGGCCCGCAGGTACGTCTCCGCCGGGAGCACGCCGCCGAGCGCGACGTTCCACCGGAAGGGTCGCCCGTAGTCGCTCCAGCGCGCCCGCAGCTGCGCCCCGTGCACCTCGAAAGCCTCCACCAGCATCGTCACGAGCTGCGCGGCGAAGAGCGGGAACGCCTCGTCGAACGGCACGTCGACGACCTGCGCCCCGGCGGCCCGCAGCTCGTCGAGCGCGGCGTCGAAGGCGGCGGCGGTGTCCTCGGTCAGCGCGGCGGCGTAGCGCACCAGGTCGCCCGGGACGCCGACGCGTACGCCCGCGAGGTCGGCCAGCGGCGGCCGGGACAGCTCCGCGGGCCGGTCCGCCATCACGGCGAGCAGCCGCGCGCACTCCCGGGCCGTACGCGCCAGCGGGCCCGTGGTCTCGACCGAGCGCGCCAGCGGGCGGACGCCCGTCGCCGGCAGGAGGCCCTGCGTCGGCTTCAGCCCGGTGACGCCGCACAGCGCGGCCGGGATCCGGATGCTGCCGTTGCTGTCGGTGCCGATGCCCGCGTCGAAGAACCCGGCGGGGATGCCGTTGGCGCTGCCGCAGCTCGACCCGCCGGTGAACCGGTGGGGGTCCCACGGGTTGCGGGGCACCGGGAAGGGCGCCTCCGGGTCCGGCCGGGACAGCGCGTGCTCGCCCATCGTGGTCTTGCCGACGATCAGCGCGCCCGCGGCGCGCAGCCGTGCCACCACGGTCGCGTCGCGGTCGGCCCACCAGTCCGCGTCGTGCACGACGCTCTGGCAGGTGCTCGGCGCGCCGGCCACGGCGACGACGTCCTTGACGCCGATCAGCGTGCCGCGCAGCGGCCCGTCCGCGCCTGCGTCGACGGTCGGGAATCGGTGCAGGAAGGTGCCGAGCATCGGCCCGAGCCGGTCGGCCCGCTCGGCTGCGGCGGCGACGTGGTCCATGTCAGCTCACCGCCGCGTGGCCCGGCCGGCCGGTCGCGACGACCCGCGGCGAGGGCCGGTCGCCGGCCAATTCCGATTCCGTGCCCATTCTTGTGTGCCGGAAGAAGTCGCTGTACGGAAAAACAAACGGCTCGGCCGTGACATCGTCACGGACCATGACGTCCGTCTTCGCGTCACCGTTCGACGAATGACGGCCACTGTTCCGCTTCTGGCGTGCCACGAACACCTCCCCGCACCGGCCACAAAAAAATGCGCGGCCCAGGACCACGACAACTCCGACGATGGCGGCGCGGCCGTCGCGGGGTAACCCCTACGGTCACCCCTCACCACCCCGGAATGAGGCGCCTCGGACGCCGATCCTCGCGGCGACGGCCCCGGAGTTCCTGGCTCCCCGCTCCGCGGCGCTGATAAATACTATTCGCATACCCGCACCGATCTAAATGGGGAAATCAATGAGCAACGCAATCGCGAACCTCGTGGCGACACCCACGGCCGGTGCGGTGGAACCACAGGCGATCGACGTTTCGGCCGTGCACAAGAGATACGGCGACGTGCGGGCCGTCAACGGCATCGACCTGCGGATCGCGCCCGGCGAGGTGGTGGCGCTGCTCGGGCCCAACGGCGCGGGCAAGTCCACGCTCGTCGACATGATCCTGGGGCTCACCCGCCCCGACCGCGGCGAGATCCGCGTCTTCGGGCACACCCCCCGGGAGGCCATCGCCCGGGGCGTCATCGGGGCGACGCTCCAGGACGGCGCGCTGCTCGACGACGTGTCGATCCGCGAGCTGCTCACGATGGTGGCATCGCTGCACGCCGCCCCGCTGCCGATCGCCGAGGTGCTGCGCCGCACCGACCTGACCGACATCGCCGACCGCCGCAGCCGGCTCTCCGGCGGTCAGCGCCAGCGGCTGCGGCTGGCGATGACTCTCGTGTCCGACCCGAAGCTGCTGGTCCTGGACGAGCCGACGGTGGCGATGGACGTCGAGTCGCGCCACGTGTTCTGGGCCGCCATGCGGGAGTTCACCGACTCCGGGCGCACCGTGGTGTTCGCCTCCCACTACCTGGAGGAGGCCGAGGAGTTCGCCGACCGGGTGGTGCTCGTACAGGCCGGGACGGTCATTGCCGACGGCACGGTCGCGGAGATCCGTTCCGTGGTGGCGGGCCGCTCGCTGGCGGCCACCGTCCCGGACGCGACGGTGGAGCAGCTGCGCCTGCTGCCCGGCGTGCTGAGCGCCGAGTCCCGCGGCCAGCGCTTCGAACTCGTCTGCTCCGACTCCGACGCCGCCGCCCGGGAGCTGTTCGCACGCCATCCCCGGGCGTACGACGTCGAGATCGGCGCCCTCGGCCTGGAACAGGCGTTCCTGGCCCTCACCTCCACGAAGGGCGGGGCCGCCTGATGAGCACGGGCTTCCTCAAGCTCGAAGTGAAGCGGGTGATCCGTGCCCGCAAGTTCTGGATCGTCGCGTTCCTGTTCCCGACGCTGCTCTACCTGATGCAGGCCAACCTGTTCCGCGGCGAGGTCGTCGAACGCACCGGCATCAACTTCAGCGAGCACCTGCTGGGCGGGCTCGCCGCCTTCGGCGCGCTCTTCGTGGCGTTGAACGTCGGCACCCGGGTGGCGATCGAGCGGTCGACGGGGTGGCAGCGCCAGTTGCGCATCACCCCGCTGTCGCCTACGTCGTACCTGACCGCGAAGCTGGCCGCCGCGATGGTGGTGGCGCTGCCGGCGATCACGGCGGTGGCGCTCACCGGCGCGCTGTTGCAGGGCGTCCGGCTGCCGCTGGGCGGCTGGCTCCAGCTGGTGCTCGGGGTCTGGGTCGGCACGCTGCCGTTCGCGCTGCTGGGCGTCTTCATCGGCCAGGTCGCCACGGCCGAGAGCGTGCAGGTCCTCACCTCCGTCTCGCACATGCTGCTCGGGGTGCTCGGCGGCGCGCTGTTCCCGTCGGTCGCGTTCCCCGAGTGGCTCCAGGCGGTGTCCGCCGTCATGCCGAGCCACTGGCTGGCCGTGGTCGGCCACAGCCCGTTCGAGGCCGACTCCCGCCTCGGGCTCGCGGCCCTGGTGCTCGCGGGCTGGACCGTCGTGCTCGGCGCCGCCGTGACCCTGCGGTACGTGCGCGACAGCGCCCGCGTCTGAGCCGGGAGCCGACGGACCTCCCACACCCCCACACGACGAACGTACGCACCGCTACGACGAGGGATTGCATCGTGAAGAAGAACTCCTGGCAGATACTGCGCAAGGGCGGACCGGGCGGCCTCACGCTCACCGTCGACTTCACCAGCACCGGCCGCACCCAGGCGTGTTTCCGCGACCTGGTCCCCCTGTTGAGCGCACCCGGCGAGATCTGGGAGACCGTGGCACCCGCCTCCGGCGCCGAGGACACCATGTCCGGCGCCGACTACGTCGAGCGGTGGGCGAAGGGCGTCCGCCGGCGTGAGCGCACCGTCGACACCGTGAT encodes:
- a CDS encoding ABC transporter permease; amino-acid sequence: MTTQDPTTTAPAARGDRGRKPFWQVVAMLKMESLALRRNWTSTVMSVVTPLLIALLLVSEHAGQTVPGVRRVASVTTLIMVFLVHHHLTTVYAARRQELVLKRLRAGLPSDRTILIGTATSTVVIFLVQFVLLALYALLVLDLPLPRNPLVMALALLFGSAIMAAFSAALSAITRTSEAAMLTTMPTVVIFLATPGALLPLDVLPESLERALWFLPNGPFTEVMRVGWLGRTDEGQTLGFAGTIVETLPSFGVLLVWLVVSVFLAGRYFRWEPRHG
- a CDS encoding amidase, coding for MDHVAAAAERADRLGPMLGTFLHRFPTVDAGADGPLRGTLIGVKDVVAVAGAPSTCQSVVHDADWWADRDATVVARLRAAGALIVGKTTMGEHALSRPDPEAPFPVPRNPWDPHRFTGGSSCGSANGIPAGFFDAGIGTDSNGSIRIPAALCGVTGLKPTQGLLPATGVRPLARSVETTGPLARTARECARLLAVMADRPAELSRPPLADLAGVRVGVPGDLVRYAAALTEDTAAAFDAALDELRAAGAQVVDVPFDEAFPLFAAQLVTMLVEAFEVHGAQLRARWSDYGRPFRWNVALGGVLPAETYLRAQRVRGWGADALRARLRDVDVVATPAWPSGAPRYDDQASLQMISFLPSAWSAVGFPALALPMGVDGDGMPLSLQLAAAPGRDFELAAVADVYQRRTGWHEREPKLEVVTDLASVCVPEAPADGVDPVRRERLARAFGELGVPLGDGDLDQVTMTWTKVEALAGVLPELPVDVPPFAAHPAG
- a CDS encoding ABC transporter ATP-binding protein — translated: MTRRGLELSPTDGSLMSMDDVVIEVDGLRRSYGEFEAVRGISLRIRRGELFALLGTNGAGKTTTIEVLEGLQPATSGRVRVLGLDPVRDRNSVRPRTGVMLQHGGFTGSLTVRETVEIWRSLTVRPQSTAEVLDLVDLGDRMNVAVEQLSGGEGRRLELALAVLGRPEVLFLDEPTTGMDPASRRRTWDVVRELQKGGTTVLLTTHYLEEAEVLADRVAIMRGGNIVATGAPEDVVRTLPARISFRLLGTDVLPDLPHATRLVDGDRVVYESRQLQADLTRLLEWANAGDIRLAALSARPATLEDVFLDIAADHDLTDQLAEPEAVR
- a CDS encoding ABC transporter ATP-binding protein, whose amino-acid sequence is MSNAIANLVATPTAGAVEPQAIDVSAVHKRYGDVRAVNGIDLRIAPGEVVALLGPNGAGKSTLVDMILGLTRPDRGEIRVFGHTPREAIARGVIGATLQDGALLDDVSIRELLTMVASLHAAPLPIAEVLRRTDLTDIADRRSRLSGGQRQRLRLAMTLVSDPKLLVLDEPTVAMDVESRHVFWAAMREFTDSGRTVVFASHYLEEAEEFADRVVLVQAGTVIADGTVAEIRSVVAGRSLAATVPDATVEQLRLLPGVLSAESRGQRFELVCSDSDAAARELFARHPRAYDVEIGALGLEQAFLALTSTKGGAA
- a CDS encoding response regulator transcription factor encodes the protein MIRVLLADDEDLIRAALAALLGLESDLEVVTEASDGRTAVTAALAHRPDVAVVDLQMPALDGLEVTAELARVLPACKVVILTGHGRPPHLQRALAAGAKGFLPKGAPGGTLADVIRRVHAGGRYVDPALAADALTAPECPLTPRELDVLRLAEYDTPVAEVARRTHLSAGTVRNHLSAAVSKLRVANRAEAFRTARDNGWL
- a CDS encoding sensor histidine kinase, giving the protein MIGAAIASPGHGDVNMDRAQVERDLGLRRARVVTLTTVGSGVLGTLLLAAAGLSREDDPGWTAAGAVGIVLFVVAQAGALYGAITPWLAGAVRRRLLVVFVVAAVVSVPLVGPVGAPEWATWGFLGASVIGSVPMLSRWWAAGPAALLTVAVAAGVAAWNGAPVRSQVTIVLVAGVSMAAWNALQLWLWGLLVEAQRGRAAQGRLAATEERLRFARDVHDLLGHSLSVIALKAELASRLAATDAGRASSEAAEVQRLAASALVELREVVHGYRAVDLGDQIAAVEQVLRSSGIRCAVALPPDDVPSEIARQFVAVLREASTNVLRHSRATWCTIEISQDEDEVRMTMTNDGAEGASPDRHSFGLRGLAERMAEARGSLRHRTDDGVFRLDVTVRTRP
- a CDS encoding ABC transporter permease, whose amino-acid sequence is MSTGFLKLEVKRVIRARKFWIVAFLFPTLLYLMQANLFRGEVVERTGINFSEHLLGGLAAFGALFVALNVGTRVAIERSTGWQRQLRITPLSPTSYLTAKLAAAMVVALPAITAVALTGALLQGVRLPLGGWLQLVLGVWVGTLPFALLGVFIGQVATAESVQVLTSVSHMLLGVLGGALFPSVAFPEWLQAVSAVMPSHWLAVVGHSPFEADSRLGLAALVLAGWTVVLGAAVTLRYVRDSARV